The Catharus ustulatus isolate bCatUst1 chromosome 15, bCatUst1.pri.v2, whole genome shotgun sequence genome has a window encoding:
- the KCNIP1 gene encoding Kv channel-interacting protein 1 isoform X8 encodes MGAVMGTFSSLQTKQRRPSKDKIEDELEMTTVCHRPEGLEQLEAQTNFTKRELQVLYRGFKNECPSGVVNEETFKQIYAQFFPHGDASMYAHYLFNAFDTAQNGSVKFEDFVMALSILLRGTVHEKLRWTFNLYDINKDGCINKEEMMDIVKAIYDMMGKYTYPVLKEDAPRQHVEVFFQKMDKNKDGVVTLDEFIESCQEDDNIMRSLQLFENVM; translated from the exons ATAAAATTGAAGATGAATTAGAAATGACGACAGTGTGCCATAGACCTGAGGGACTGGAACAGCTTGAAGCACAAACCAATTTCACTAAAAGAGAACTTCAAGTTCTTTACAGAGgatttaaaaat gAATGTCCTAGTGGGGTTGTTAATGAAGAAACATTCAAGCAGATCTATGCACAGTTTTTTCCTCATGGAG ATGCCAGCATGTATGCACATTACCTCTTCAACGCCTTCGACACTGCCCAGAACGGCTCCGTCAAGTTTGAG GATTTTGTGATGGCATTGTCCATTCTGCTACGGGGAACTGTTCACGAAAAGCTGAGGTGGACATTTAATCTGTATGACATAAATAAGGATGGCTGTATAAACAAGGAG GAAATGATGGATATCGTAAAGGCAATTTATGATATGATGGGAAAATACACATATCCAGTACTCAAGGAAGATGCACCAAGGCAGCACGTAGAAGTGTTTTTCCAG aaaatgGATAAAAACAAAGATGGAGTTGTAACTCTAGATGAGTTCATTGAATCATGTCAGGAG GACGACAATATCATGCGATCCTTACAGCTCTTTGAGAATGTCATGTAA